One Helianthus annuus cultivar XRQ/B chromosome 12, HanXRQr2.0-SUNRISE, whole genome shotgun sequence genomic region harbors:
- the LOC110893866 gene encoding histone H2A-beta, sperm: MESGKTTKGSRGRKGGDKRKKSVTKSAKSGLQFPVGRIARFLKKGRYAKRIGASAPVYLAAVLEYLAAEVLELAGNAARDHLKRRINPRNVQVAVRNDRELGELFAGVTIPSGGVMPNIHSAMVRLWPRKLQKSPKSPKKA, translated from the exons ATGGAGTCGGGAAAGACAACCAAGGGCTCCAGAGGAAGGAAAGGAGGCGACAAGAGGAAGAAGTCAGTGACCAAGTCTGCCAAATCCGGCCTCCAGTTTCCTGTCGGCAGGATCGCTAGATTTTTGAAGAAAGGCCGTTATGCTAAGCGTATTGGCGCCAGTGCCCCTGTCTACCTAGCTGCCGTCCTTGAATACCTAGCAGCCGAG GTTTTGGAACTAGCCGGAAATGCTGCTCGAGACCACTTGAAGAGGAGGATTAACCCTAGAAATGTTCAAGTGGCCGTGAGGAACGATCGAGAACTAGGGGAATTGTTTGCTGGTGTGACAATTCCGAGTGGAGGTGTTATGCCGAACATCCACTCAGCCATGGTGCGGTTATGGCCAAGAAAACTACAAAAGTCTCCCAAGTCTCCTAAGAAGGCCTAG
- the LOC110893865 gene encoding 26S proteasome regulatory subunit 8 homolog A, which produces MATADISMKPADSGEKNETCSSIISSAKQGEGLKQYYLQHIHDSQLLVRQKTHNLNRLEAQRNELNSRVRMLKEELQLLQEPGSYVGEVVKVMGKSKVLVKVHPEGKYVVDIDKSIDITKITPSTRVALKNDSYVLHLVLPSKVDPLVNLMKVEKVPDSTYDMIGGLDQQIKEIKEVIELPIKHPELFESLGIAQPKGVLLYGPPGTGKTLLARAVAHHTDCTFIRVSGSELVQKYIGEGSRMVRELFVMAREHAPSIIFMDEIDSIGSARMESGSGNGDSEVQRTMLELLNQLDGFEASNKIKVLMATNRIDILDQALLRPGRIDRKIEFPNPNEDSRFDILKIHSRKMNLMRGIDLKKIAEKMNGASGAELKAVCTEAGMFALRERRVHVTQEDFEMAVAKVMKKETEKNMSLRKLWK; this is translated from the exons ATGGCGACAGCGGACATATCGATGAAACCGGCGGATTCAGGAGAGAAAAACGAGACATGTTCTTCGATTATTTCGTCTGCGAAACAAGGTGAAGGTCTGAAGCAGTATTATCTGCAACATATTCATGATTCTCAGCTTCTGGTTCGTCAGAAGACTCATAATCTCAATCGCCTTGAGGCGCAGCGTAACGAGCTTAATTCGCGAG TAAGGATGCTTAAGGAAGAGTTGCAGCTGCTTCAAGAGCCAGGATCCTATGTTGGTGAAGTTGTCAAAGTAATGGGAAAATCAAAAGTTCTAGTCAAG GTGCACCCGGAGGGTAAATATGTGGTTGATATTGATAAAAGCATCGACATCACTAAGATTACACCATCAACCAGAGTTGCTCTTAAAAACGATAGCTACGTTCTTCATTTAGTTTTACCAAGCAAAGTAGATCCTCTGGTCAACCTTATGAAAGTCGAAAAGGTTCCCGATTCTACATATGACATGATCGGTGGGCTTGACCAGCAAATCAAAGAGATTAAGGAG GTTATTGAACTTCCAATCAAGCATCCAGAGTTATTTGAGAGTCTTGGTATTGCTCAACCAAAGGGTGTTCTGTTATACGGGCCACCAGGTACTGGGAAGACGCTGTTGGCGAGAGCAGTGGCTCATCATACGGACTGTACTTTCATTAGGGTTTCTGGTTCTGAATTAGTACAGAAATATATTGGAGAAGGTTCCAGAATGGTTAGAGAACTTTTTGTTATGGCCAG AGAACATGCCCCGTCGATCATCTTTATGGATGAAATTGACAGTATTGGATCTGCTCGAATGGAATCTGGAAGTGGGAATGGTGATAGTGAAGTCCAAAGAACAATGCTGGAGCTTCTTAATCAACTCGATGGATTCGAAGCATCAAACAAGATCAAG GTTTTGATGGCTACAAATCGTATTGATATACTCGATCAGGCCCTTCTCAGGCCAGGAAGAATTGACAGGAAAATCGAGTTTCCGAATCCAAATGAAGAT TCGAGGTTCGATATCTTGAAAATTCATTCAAGAAAGATGAACTTAATGCGTGGCATTGATCTGAAAAAAATTGCTGAGAAGATGAACGGTGCTTCGGGTGCAGAACTTAAG GCGGTTTGCACAGAGGCGGGGATGTTTGCATTGAGAGAAAGGAGAGTGCACGTGACACAAGAGGATTTCGAGATGGCTGTGGCCAAAGTCATGAAAAAGGAAACCGAGAAAAACATGTCACTTCGCAAGCTCTGGAAATAA